One genomic segment of Aquamicrobium lusatiense includes these proteins:
- a CDS encoding ATP-dependent helicase: MSGFSDDMPFFDEPGARPPAASGSAGAPSGIAARAMAARQAQNGPPDYLKGLNPEQRQAVETTEGPVLVLAGAGTGKTRVLTTRIAHILATGRAFPSQILAVTFTNKAAREMKQRIGLLVGEAVEGMPWLGTFHSIGVKILRRHAELAGLRSDFSILDTDDVIRLIKQLIQAEGLDDKRWAPRTFAQMIDGWKNKGLGPEEIPEGDARSFGNGRGRELYRAYQERLTTLNACDFGDLLLHPIRIFRAHHDILAEYHKRFRYILVDEYQDTNTAQYMWLRLLAQRPRTSSAQPAEGRARRDGAPGDVSPAPAEGQPPQAAVRPVSENKVNICCVGDDDQSIYGWRGAEVDNILRFEKDFPGATVIRLERNYRSTAHILGAAAHLITHNEGRLGKTLFTDSPDPDDPKVNVHAAWDSDEEARAIGEEIEALQRNSHVLNDIAILVRASFQMRSFEDRFIEIGLNYRVIGGPRFYERQEIRDAMAYMRVVANPGDDLAFERIVNVPKRGLGEAAIRQVHDTARALGVPMLQAAATLAESDELKPKPRAALREVAANFARWQDLLETTPHTELAETILEESGYTDMWKNDRSADAPTRLDNLKELIRSMEDYESLRAFLEHVALVMDADKNEDLDAVSLMTLHSAKGLEFETVFLPGWEEGLFPHQRALDEGGRSGLEEERRLAYVGLTRAKRNLHIWFVSNRRIHGLWQSTIPSRFLDELPEAHVEVSESGSGFGGYGNPYGASRFDNIGSPTGGYAKRGDQGGSGGAFSNTYATPGWQRARQNRTEATSRNWGTRSGHAVERIGYGEADSGYGAGRGSVKSRTIEGELVAKSVADTPSAFSVGDRVFHMKFGNGNVSAVEGNKLTIDFDRAGQKKVLDSFVTAA; this comes from the coding sequence ATGTCCGGCTTTTCCGACGATATGCCCTTCTTCGATGAACCGGGCGCGAGACCTCCGGCTGCCTCCGGCAGCGCCGGTGCGCCGTCCGGTATCGCCGCGCGTGCCATGGCCGCGCGACAGGCGCAGAACGGCCCGCCCGACTATCTCAAGGGGCTCAATCCCGAACAGCGGCAGGCGGTGGAAACCACCGAAGGGCCCGTGCTGGTTCTGGCCGGCGCCGGCACCGGCAAGACGCGCGTACTCACCACCCGCATCGCCCATATCCTTGCCACCGGCCGCGCCTTCCCCTCGCAGATCCTTGCCGTGACCTTCACCAACAAGGCCGCACGCGAGATGAAGCAGCGCATCGGGCTGCTGGTCGGCGAAGCGGTCGAAGGCATGCCTTGGCTCGGCACCTTCCACTCCATCGGTGTAAAGATATTGCGCCGCCATGCGGAACTGGCCGGCCTGCGCTCCGATTTCAGCATTCTCGACACCGACGACGTCATCCGTCTCATCAAGCAGCTCATTCAGGCCGAAGGTCTGGACGACAAGCGCTGGGCGCCACGCACCTTCGCCCAGATGATCGACGGCTGGAAGAACAAGGGCCTCGGCCCGGAAGAAATTCCCGAGGGGGATGCGCGTTCGTTCGGCAACGGGCGCGGCCGCGAGCTCTACCGCGCCTATCAGGAGCGGCTGACGACGCTGAACGCCTGCGATTTCGGCGACCTGCTCCTGCACCCGATCCGCATCTTCCGCGCCCATCACGACATTCTGGCCGAATACCACAAGCGCTTCCGCTACATTCTGGTGGACGAGTATCAGGACACCAACACCGCGCAATATATGTGGCTGCGCCTTCTGGCCCAGCGCCCGCGCACCAGCTCTGCCCAACCGGCCGAAGGCCGAGCGCGGCGCGACGGTGCGCCGGGCGACGTTTCTCCCGCCCCAGCGGAGGGCCAGCCGCCGCAGGCGGCGGTGCGGCCCGTGAGCGAAAACAAAGTCAACATCTGCTGCGTCGGCGATGACGACCAGTCGATCTATGGCTGGCGCGGCGCGGAAGTGGACAACATCCTGCGCTTCGAGAAGGATTTTCCGGGCGCGACAGTGATCCGGCTCGAGCGCAACTACCGCTCCACCGCCCATATCCTTGGCGCTGCCGCCCATCTCATCACCCACAATGAAGGCAGACTCGGCAAGACCCTGTTCACGGACAGCCCCGATCCTGACGATCCCAAGGTCAATGTCCATGCCGCATGGGATTCCGACGAGGAGGCCCGCGCCATCGGTGAGGAGATCGAGGCGTTGCAGCGCAACAGCCATGTGCTCAACGACATCGCCATTCTGGTGCGCGCCTCCTTTCAGATGCGCTCCTTCGAGGATCGCTTCATCGAGATCGGCCTGAACTACCGCGTCATCGGCGGCCCGCGCTTCTATGAGCGGCAGGAAATCCGCGACGCCATGGCCTATATGCGTGTCGTGGCCAATCCGGGCGACGACCTCGCCTTCGAGCGCATCGTCAACGTGCCGAAGCGCGGCCTTGGCGAAGCCGCCATCCGTCAGGTGCATGACACGGCCCGCGCGCTTGGCGTGCCGATGCTGCAGGCGGCCGCCACGCTTGCCGAAAGCGACGAGCTGAAGCCGAAGCCTCGGGCAGCGCTGCGCGAGGTCGCCGCCAATTTCGCGCGCTGGCAGGATCTGCTGGAAACCACCCCGCATACGGAACTGGCCGAGACCATCCTTGAGGAAAGCGGCTACACCGACATGTGGAAGAACGACCGTTCGGCCGATGCGCCGACGCGGCTCGACAACCTCAAGGAGCTGATCCGCTCCATGGAGGATTACGAATCCCTGCGCGCCTTCCTCGAACATGTCGCGCTGGTCATGGATGCCGACAAGAACGAGGATCTCGACGCCGTTTCGCTGATGACGCTCCATTCGGCCAAGGGGCTTGAGTTCGAGACCGTGTTCCTGCCCGGCTGGGAGGAAGGCCTGTTCCCGCACCAGCGCGCACTCGATGAAGGCGGCCGCTCCGGCCTCGAAGAAGAACGCCGCCTCGCCTATGTCGGGCTCACGCGCGCCAAGCGCAACCTGCACATCTGGTTCGTCTCCAACCGGCGCATCCACGGCCTGTGGCAATCCACAATCCCCTCCCGCTTCCTCGACGAGTTGCCGGAGGCCCATGTCGAGGTGAGCGAAAGCGGCTCGGGCTTTGGCGGCTATGGCAATCCCTATGGCGCCTCGCGCTTCGACAATATCGGTTCGCCCACCGGCGGATATGCCAAGCGCGGCGATCAGGGCGGCAGCGGCGGTGCCTTCTCCAATACCTATGCGACACCCGGCTGGCAGCGCGCCCGCCAGAACCGCACGGAAGCGACAAGCCGCAACTGGGGCACGCGCTCGGGCCATGCGGTCGAGCGCATCGGCTATGGCGAGGCCGATTCCGGCTATGGCGCGGGGCGTGGTTCGGTGAAAAGCCGCACCATCGAAGGCGAGCTGGTGGCGAAGTCGGTCGCGGACACCCCATCCGCTTTCAGCGTCGGCGACCGCGTCTTCCATATGAAATTCGGGAACGGCAACGTCTCGGCTGTCGAAGGCAACAAGCTGACCATCGATTTCGACCGCGCCGGGCAGAAAAAGGTTCTGGACAGCTTCGTCACCGCGGCCTGA
- a CDS encoding low affinity iron permease family protein: protein MLEKPFTRAANAVAYVTGMPMTFILCVAVVIIWAVSGPLFGFSDTWQLIINTGTTIITFLMVFLIQNTQNRDGAAMQAKLDELIRISKANNRFIGIEHLTETEVEKIRRACERAVNRSGGRARKKGEQRAGD, encoded by the coding sequence ATGCTGGAAAAACCCTTCACAAGGGCAGCCAATGCCGTGGCCTATGTCACCGGCATGCCTATGACTTTCATTCTTTGTGTGGCCGTCGTCATCATCTGGGCGGTGAGCGGCCCGTTGTTCGGCTTTTCGGATACATGGCAGCTCATCATCAACACAGGCACGACGATCATCACCTTTCTCATGGTGTTCCTGATCCAGAACACCCAAAACAGGGACGGCGCGGCCATGCAGGCGAAGCTGGATGAGCTTATCCGGATCAGCAAGGCCAACAACCGTTTCATCGGCATCGAGCATCTGACCGAAACCGAGGTCGAGAAGATCCGCAGGGCCTGTGAGCGGGCCGTGAATCGTTCTGGCGGGCGGGCACGGAAGAAGGGAGAGCAGCGGGCCGGAGATTGA